One bacterium genomic window, GCGTCCGGGACCGGCCCCCCGTCCACGAGACACGCCGCCTCGCCCACGCCGTACTCGATGCGCGCGCCCAGCCGCTCGGCAGCGGCGAGGTAGCCGCGCATGATCTGGAGCGGCACGATGTAGCCGTCGATGGGGCACCACGTGCCGCCGACGATGCCGTCCATCCGCGCCGCCGGCGACAGACGGCCGATGTCGCCGGGGTCGACCTCGCGCGCCTGGTGCAGGCCCGCGGCGCGCTGCACGCCGAGCGCCTGGCGCAGCGCGGCGAGCTGCGCCGGTGTCTTGGCCATGAACACGTACCCGACCGGCCGGTATCCCGGGTCCGCGCCGACCTCATCGCGAAACCGGAGCAGCTTCTCACGCGCCAGCAGTGACAGCCGGACGCAGACATCGGTCGTGAATTGCCCACGAAATCCGCCGCTCGCCTTGCCGGTGCTCCCGAGCCCGGGACGGTCGCGCCGCTCGAGCACCAGGACATTCCGACAGCCCCGCCGCGCCAGGTGGTAGGCGACGCTTGCCCCCACGACGCCCGCTCCGATGACGACGACGTCGGCAGTGTCCGTTGGCCCGCGCCCCGTGTCTTGCGTCACCCGTCGCCCATGCTAGCCGAAGAGTCTCGGCTTGCCGAGCAACGCCCGCAACGTCGTGATCTTCCCGACATGATACCCGCGATGGTACGTGCAAAAGATCAACATCTCGCCGACGTTGTGATACCGCCCGCGGCCGTCCACCGGCGTCGCGCCGTCGACGGTGCGGGCGACCTCGAGGAGCGCCTCGTGCGCGGCGTCGAACGCCGCCCACACATCGGCCAGCGGAGGATAGTCGGCGGCGCCCCCGCTGCCGGCCCGGAACAGCTCGTCAAACCGCGGGGGGATCGTGCACGTGCCGCCGGCCTTTTGCACGAATCCCGCATCGACGAGCGCGACGTGTCCGAGTTGCCAGACGATCGGGGCGAGCAGGCCGGCATGTACGCGGCCGGCGTCCTCGTCAGCGAGGTCGGCGACGCACAGGCGAAGCCGCTCGTGTGAAATGCCGAGTTGCTGGGCGATCATGGCGTTCTTGTCCATCGCGGTCCCTCCCGGGTGTAGCGCGTCGACGTCTCGCTCGTCATCCTTCCACCTGCATGTCGAGCCACCCCTGCGCGGTCACGCGCACGCGGTCCCCGGGGCGCGCCAGAACGGTGGTCGCGGCGGCCTCGAAGATCGCCGGGCCGGACACGTCGAACCCGGCCGGGAGCGCGTCCCAACGGTACACCGGCACCTCGCGCCATCCGCCGAGGTACGCCCGCCGCCGGCCGGGCGTCGCTTCGCCCTCCACAACCGGTGGCACCTCCGGTTCCGCCGGCACCACGGGCAGCCGGCCGATTACCGCGAGCCGGGCGTTGACCAACACGACGTCCTGATCGGGCGCGCTGTACGTGTAGAGCGCCTCGTGCCGCTGTTGGAACCGCGCGACCACCTGCGGGATCACGTCTGGCGCATCCAAATCCAGTCCATCGAGGGAGACCCCGATCTCGAAGATCTGCTCCCCATACCGCATGTCGAGGGACCGGCGCACCTCAAGGACACCGTCCGCCGCCGTCCCAAGCCTCGCCCGGCCGTCGCGCTCCATCTGCGCGAACACCCGCCGGAGACCCGCCGCGCCCACGCGGCGGATCTCGCCGACGTGCGTCCGCACCAACTCGTACCGAAGATCGGTGGCGAGCATCCCCCACGCCGAGAGCACCGCCGCCGCGCGCGGTACGACGACGCGCGCGATCTCGAGCATGCGCGCCACCTGCGTCGCGTGCAACCCGGCCGCGCCACCGAACGCGAGCAGCGCGAACCGGCGCGGGTCCACCCCGCGCCGCAGCGAGACGATGCGGATTCCCTCGGCCATGCTGGTGTTGACGAGCGTATGCACGCCCTCGGCCGCGACGACCGGGGGGCAACCGAGCCCCGACGCGACCCGCGCCACGGCGCGCTCGGCCGCGCCCGCGTCCAGGCGGGTGCGGCCTCCGAGAAAGTTCGCCGGGTCGAGGTAGCCGAGCACCACGTTCGCATCGGTCACCGTCGCCGCATTCCCCCCGAGGCCGTAGCAGGCGGGCCCGGGGCGGGCGCCCGCGCTTTCCGGCCCGACGTGAAGCATGCCCGCGGCGTCCACCGACGCGATCGAGCCGCCGCCGGCGCCGAGCGTATGGATGTCGAGGCTCGGCAGGGCGACCTTGTGGCCGCCCACTGTGCGGTCGCCCGACCGCGTCGGCTCACCGCTCTCCAGCAGCGCGATGTCCGTGCTGGTCCCGCCCATGTCGAACGTGATCAGGTCCCCCGAACCGAGCCAGCGCGTGGCGTGACGGCTTCCGGCGATGCCGCCCGCCGGCCCGGACAGGATCGCCCCGGCTGCCAGGCGGACGGAGTCCGGAACGGTGGCGACGCCCCCATGCGACTGCATCACCAGCACCGGACGCGCGTACCCGCTCGCCGCCAGGCGCGTCGCGAGCGTGCGGAGATAGCGCGAGAGCCCCGGGCCGACGTATGCGTTGACGGCCGTCGTGCAGACCCGCTCGTACTCCTTGATCTGGGGCAGCACCTCGGACGACACGCTCAGGTAGACGCGCGGCAGGCGCCGGATCACGGCCCGCCGCGTGGCTCGCTCATGCCGGGGATTCCGGTACGCGTGGAGGTAGCACACCGCGACCGCGTCGACCTTGGCGCGCACGAGCGCCCCGATCGCGCCGGCCAGCGACGTCGGGCTGAGCGGGACCTCCACGCGGCCGTCCGGCCCCATCCGCTCGCGGACGCCGAGCCGCAGCGCCCGCCGCACGAGCGGTTCGGGCGGCGGCACGCGCAGGTGGTAGCGCCCTTCCTTGAGGCCTTCGCGCATTTCGAGCACGTCCCGGTGGCCCGCGGTGGTCAACAGCCCGACGCGCGCGCCCTTGCGCTCCACCAACGCGTTTGTCGCCACGGTCGTCCCGTGCACGAAACGGTCGGTGTCGGCAAGCAGCGCCCGCAGGTCGCGTCCCAGCGCGCGTGCCAACAACCGCAGGCCGTCGAGCACGCCGAGCGACGGATCCGGCGGGGTGGACGCGACCTTGGCTACGGTGACGACCCCGGCGGCGTCCACGGCCACGAGATCGGTGAACGTGCCCCCCACATCAACGCCGACGCGATACACGGCGACTCCTGCGCGCTCCTCGAGCCGCCGCGCGGGCGCCGCCCTTGGGCCGCGCCCGCCGCGGCGTCACCATGCCATCGGCCAGATCCGCAACGATCGCGCGGGGACCGCGCTCGCGCGGATCGCCGTACCCGCCTCCACCCGCCGATTCAATGAGAAACACATCCCCCGGGGCCACCGGGATGCCGACCGACTTGGTCGCCAGCAGCCGCGTCCGCCCCCGCGACATCAGCCGGTACCGGTGCGGCGCGCCGTCGCGCCCGCCGAAGAGACCGTACGGCGCGTGCCGCACCCCGTCGCCGGCGGTGTTCGCCACGCCCGCCTCGGTGGTGCGCATGTACATCTCGAGCACCGACCCGACGCCGCCGCGGAACTTCCCGCGGCCTCCGGAGTCGGGACGAAACTCGTGGTGTGCGAGCATCAGGGGAAACCGCACCTCCGTGACCTCGACACTGCCGAACTTGATGCCACCGGCGGCCTGCCCCTCCCCCGCCGTCGGCCACCCGTCCCCCGCCGCCGAGGCACCGCCGCCGCCGCGGGCGTGGAACAGGTGCCAAATGAACGGCCGTGCGGTGCGGGGGTCCACCCCCCGGATCGCAATTCGGAACCGCCGAGACCAACCGGCGATCGCCCGGTCGGGACACGCGGCGGCCAGCGCCTTGATCACTGCCTCACCGATCTCCTGGCCGCAGTGGTTCGTGGCCAGCGTGACGGGGGCCGGGGGATTCGGCCACACGATCGTGCCCGGTTTCGCCTTGACCGTGACCGGCCGAAACGTCCCATCGTTCTTCGGGATCTCGGGATCCAGCAAGTACGCGAGCGCCATGAATACGGCGGACATCGTGTTTGGGTAGGATGAGTTGACGAACCCGGTGACCTGAGGCGCACTATGGGTGAGATCCACCGTGAGGCCGTCCCCGGCTTTTGTCACCGTCGCCCGGATCGCGATGTCGGACGTCCCGTGCCCGTCGTCGTCGAGTACCGCCTCGCCGCGGTACACGCCGTCGGCCCACGTTCGGATGCAGGCGCGCGCCTGCCGCTCGGTCCCGTCAAGGATCTCGTCGACCGCTTCGGCGACGACCGCCGGTCCGTATTCGGCGAGGAGTCGAGCGAGGCGCTGCTCGCCGAGACGGGCCGATCCGATCGACGCGCGGAGATCGCCGAGGAAATCGCGGGAATGCCGCACGTTCGTCGCGATCATCCGCATCACGTCGTCGCGAACTTCGCCGGCGTCGTAGAGGCGGAGCGGAGGAATGCGGATGCCCTCCTGCCAGATCTCGGTCGCGCCCGGATTGTAGGCGCCGTGCGTGGAGCCTCCGATGTCGCTCTGGTGCGCGCGGTTGATCGACCAGAACGCCAGCCGCTTTCGAGCGAAAACCGGCAGGAGCACGGTCAGATCCGGCAGGTGGTTCCCGCCGTGGTAGGGGTCGTTCAACAGGAAGAGATCGCCGGGGCGAATGCGATCCTGGAAGGCCTCGAGCACGGACCGCACTGCCCAGGGCAGCGCGCCCACGTGGATCGGGACGTGCTCGGCCTGAGCGACGAGCCGACCGGTGCCGTCACACAGCGCCGTCGAGAAATCGCGGCTGCTGTTCAGGATCTGTGAGTAGGCGGTGCGGAGCATCGCTTCGCCCATCTCGGCAACGATCGCCACGAACCGGTGCTGGATGACCGAGACGGTGATCCGATCGGGCACGGTCCCTCCCGAGGTCTGGGGTCCTGCTGCTCCCGTGGTGGTATTACGCGGCGGGCGCGCCCTCTCCTACGCGGCGCGTCCGGTCGGGATCCAAAGCGGCACGCGCGGCGCGGGCCCTCGCCGCGTCCCGCGATGGTGTCGACGAAACGGACAAGGAGGCGGCGTGGAGACCCGTCCCTGCGTACTCGAAGGGTGAACGGAGCGCTGCTACCCGAGGCGGTGCGTCCAGAGGAGCGAGATGACGACCGTCCCGACGAACAGCGCGGCGACCCCCACCGACGTGAGCCCGCTGATCTCGGTCGGCCGCTGCTCCCATCCGATGACGCGTCCGAGATGCGTGTACACGCGGCTGAGGTCGCGGGCCGTCGTCACGCGCTGGTACGTGCCGCCGGTGACCGTGGCGATCCCCTTCAGCGTCTCCTCGTCCAGTCGGACGAAGATGCTGTGCCCGCCGAGCTCGAGGAACGTCCCCTCGGGGGAACCGAGCCCAATCGTGTACACCTTCACCTTGAGCTGTTTCGCGATCGCCGCCGCGACCTCGGGGGGCACGCCGCGGTTGCTCTGTCCGTCGCTCAAGAGCACCACGGTCGCGGGCGGCAGCCGGTCGAGTTCGTCCTGCGGCAGCACGGGCGTCTGAGGCGGCGCGTACGGGTTCAGCGCGGCCTCCGGACGCGGGCGCCCCGGGAGCGCGTATACGGCCTCGAGCAGCCCGTCGCCGATCGCGGTCGCGAATTCGAGGTCGAGGTTGTTGATGGCCAAGACGACCCGGTCGTGATCCGGCGTCGGCGGCGTGACGAGCGTCGCGTAGCTGCTGAACGAGACCACCCCGACCCGGGTGCCCTTCGGCAGCGCGCGCACGAAGTCCACCGCCGCCGACTTCGCAGCGTCGAGCCGCGTCGGGTTGACGTCGGTGGCCATCATGCTGCGGCTTACGTCAATGCTCATCATCACCACGGTCCGGTTGTCGGGCACCGGCACGGGTGCCATCGGCCGGGCCACGGTGAAGATGACACCGCACAGCGTCGCGAGGTAGAACACGGCGGGGAGGTGACGCCGCCAGCGCCCCCCGGCCGCGGCCGCCCGCGCCACCAGGTCAAGGCTGGAGTACACTACCCGCTCGCGCGCGGGACGCCGGAGCATCCACACGTACGCGGCGATGAGCACCGGCACCAGCAGATACAGCCACAGCACCACAGGCCAGAGAAAGCTCATGGCAGCCGCCCCATCCACAGCATCGATACGAGCCCGCCACCGAGCATCAGCACGCCCGCGCCGCCGACGACCAGCGCGGATACCTCCATCTTGCGGGTTTCCCACCCGATCGTCCGCCCGAGATCGCGATAGACCTGAGTGAGATCTTTCGCCGACGGCGCGAAGAAGAACTTACCGTCGGTCACGGCCGCGAGCTGCTGCAGCAGCGCCGGATCGAACGGCACGAGCACCATCTGCCCCTGGTAGTTGAATACCCCACCGCCGGGCGTGCCCAGCCCGATGGTGTAGATCTTCACCTTCTGCTGCTTCGCCAGGATCGCCATCTTGAGCGGGTCGTTCCGGCTGGAGTTGTCCCCCCCGTCGCTCAGCAGGATGATCGCCGCGGGAGCGAGATCGCCCGACGGGGGCGTGGACTCGACCGGAGGCGGAACGGTCAGCGGCGGCTGCGCCTGCCCGAACGGGTTCGCTTGACGGTCTGGGGTGGGCGCCGTGCGCCCCGGGATCGCCTTCAACGCGGCCGCGATCCCGTCACCGATCGCGGTCGCCTCCTGGGGTTTCAGCGCCGCGAGGGCGTCCTTGACCGCCTGGTGGTCGGGGGTCGGCGGCACGTTCAGGGTCGGGTAGGTGCTGAAGGTCACGAGCCCCACCTTGGGGCCCTGCGGGAAGTTGTCGAGAAATACCCGCGCCGCCATTTTGGCGGCGTCCAACCGCGTCGGAGGGACGTCCGGCGCCTCCATGCTGCCGCTTGTATCGATCGCGAGGATCACGACCGCTTTGTTCACTGGCATCGGGATCGCCATCACCGGCCGGCCCGCCGCGACGAGCAGGAGCCCGAGCGCCACGAAGTACAGCGCCATCGCGATGTGGCGCCGGAACATCGGGAGCCGGACCGCAAGCTGGGCGAACAGCGGTGCCTCGGCGAACCGCCCGGCGGCGCGGCCCCGCACACGGCGCACGCCGAAGACGTACCAGGCGATGAACGCCGGCAACAGGAGGAGCCCCCAGAGCATTACCGGCCAGGTAAATTCCACCGGCGGCGCCTCCGAAACAAGACGAACTTCAAGAGCGGCTCAACGAGCGATGTTCCGGTCGACAGCGTCAGCATGTCCACGCCCGCCCGCCGCATCACTTCGATCAGCCGGGCCTCGCGGGCGCGCACCAACTCGCGGTAGGTCTCGCGCACGCGCCGGTCGGACGTGTCGACCCAGAGCTGCTGGTTCGTCTCCGGATCGTGCAGGTACACCCCGCCGACGTCGGGCAACTCGCGCTCCCGAGGATCTTCGACGCGGACCGCGATCACCTCATGGCGGCGCTGCATCTCCGTCAGCGCCGTCTCCCACCCTTCCGGCGAATGAAAGTCCGAGACCAAAAACACGAGCGACCGTCGCCGGACCACCCGGCCGAGCTGCCGGAGGAGCGCGGCCAGATCCGTGCGTCCGCCGCCGGACGTCTCCGGGAGCGCGGACAGATCGTGGATGATCCGCAGGGCCTGCAGCCGCCCCGCCCGCGGCGGGATGAACCGGTATCCCCGCTCCGCCGGAAACGCGACCGCGCCGACCTTGTCGCCGTGCCGCGTCACGATGTACGCGGCGACCCCCGCGAACTCCAGAGCGAGCTGTCGCTTAAACTGGCGGATCGTGCCGAACGCCATCGACGGCGAGAGGTCGACGAGCAGCCACGCCGTGAGTTCCTTCTCCTCGAGGTACTGGCGTACAAACAACCGGCTCATCCGCGCCGTGACGTTCCAGTCGATCCGCCGAACTTCGTCACCGGGCTGGTACTCGCGCACCTCCGCCAGGTCGAGGCTGGGGCCGTAGAACACCCCGCGATAGTCGCCGAAGAGAAACCCGTCGAGCCGGCGAACGACCTTAAACTCGAGGCGCCTCAACACCCGTTCTGGCGTCTCCATAAGGGTCTCCGATGTGGACTTTGGGCGTGGGCACCGCGTCCAGCACACGCTGCAACAGGTGATCGGCCGTGATGTCCTGGGCCAGCGCCTCGTACGACAACAGGATCCGGTGGCGGAGCACCTCCGGGGCGAGATCGCGCACGTCCTCGGGCATCGCGTACTCTCGCCCCCTCAGGAGCGCAATCGCCTTCGCGCCGACGACGAGGTTGAGGGAGCCGCGCGGGCTCGCGCCGTACTGGACGAACCGCGCGAGGTCGCCAAGCCCGTAGTCCTGGGGCCGGCGGGTCGCGCTCACCAGGCTCACCGCGTACTCGTGCAGTTTCGGGTCGACGTACACCGCCTCCGCGACCTTCTGCAGTTCGAGCAGCTGCGCGCCAGTGATCACGCGGTCCACCGACGCCGCACGCTCGGTGACCCGGTCGACGACGGTCATCTCCTCGTGAAACGACGGGTACGAGATCACGACCTTGAACATGAACCGGTCCACCTGGGCCTCGGGGAGCGGGTACGTCCCCTCGCTCTCGATGGGGTTCTGGGTCGCGAGCACGAGGAACGGGTCCGGCAGCGAAAACGTCTGCTTGCCGATCGTGACCTGGCGCTCCTGCATCGACTCCAGCAGCGCGGACTGCACCTTCGCCGGCGCGCGGTTGATCTCGTCGGCGAGCACGAGGTTGGCGAACACGGGGCCGAGCTCGACCTCGAAGGCGCCGGACTGCTGGTTGTAGATCCGCGTCCCGACGAGGTCCGCCGGGACGAGGTCCGGTGTGAACTGAATCCGCCGGAACTGGCAGTCCAGCACCTGCGCCGAGGTCTTGATCGCCAGCGTCTTCGCGAGGCCCGGGACGCCTTCGATCAAGATATGCCCGCGGGAGAGCAGCGCGACCAGGATCCGTTCGAGCATCAGATCCTGCCCGACGATCACCTTCTTCACTTCGTACAAGACCTTCCGCATCGTGCTCGCGGCCTGACTGAACGTCTCGAGGGGGTACCGGAGGACTCGCATCCGGACCGGGGATTGCTCGGTGGACACTTCCATCACCTCATCGGGTGGACGTAGCGTGTAGTTATGGCTGGGGGCGTCCGACTCCTACCACGGCCTCGCCCCTTCACACCCTTGTTACCCGTCCTGTTAGTGCCCTCAGTATAAGGGATAGGTGACCTCAACGCGAACCACGCCCGTGCCCGCAGATAATGTCCACTCCGCATCGGCTCCTCCACCCGACGATAGCGGATCGCGGACGGCCGCGCGCCCGCACGCGTTGCAGGGGACCAACTGGGCCCGACTCGGTGACGGGCGGCGGCAGCCGGCTTCAGCGCTGCAACGCGCCCCGGCAGGTCCGCATCGGCGACCTCCGTTCCGCGGACCACCGACCACGGGAGACATGGGTTACGATGTCGAGGCGGAGATCCCGGGCCGGTCTGCACCCGTCCTGGTCGCGTCGTTCCGTGCGCTCCGATCGCATCAAGTCGCGTGTGTCTAGGCTCGCCCCGGTACGGCTGATATCATGGGAAGACAGGCTCCTACGACAACGGTGACGAGGACGGGCCCATGGCGAAACGGACGGGTACGACCAAACACGGCACACGCGCAGCTTCTCGCCGGCCTGCTCGACGACGAGGAGCGGGCGTCGTGTGGCTGCTGCCTGCGCTCGGCGTGGCGCTCGCCCTCGTGGTCATCTGGGCCGTCGTGCATGAGCGCCGGACACAGGGCGCGGGCGGGAGCGCAACGCCGGCGCCGCGTGCACCGATCCCCGCGGACATCGCCCACAACCTCGCCTCGATCCCCCGGGGCACCTTCGACCGCGTGGGCGTGGACGACGCTCCGCCGCCGATGCTTGTCGGGGCCCCGCCGTCGGACAAGAGGACGCCGGTCCTGCTCTACATCGGGGCGGAATACTGCCCGTACTGCGCCGTAATGCGCTGGCCGCTCGTGGCCGCCCTGAACCGGTTCGGCACGTTCACGGGGCTCGAGCTCTCGGCGTCGTCGGCAACGGACGTCTTCCCGAGCACCCCCACGTTGACGATGGTGCACGCGAAGTACCAGAGCCCGTACATCGCCGTGCAGACGGTGGAGCTCCAGACCAACCTCCAGGACGCGTCCGGTCAGTACCCGCCCCTTCAGCGGCTCACTGCAACCCAGGCAGCACTGTTCAGGCACTACGATCCCCCGGGGAACATTCCGTTCCTGCTGATCGGCGGTCAATATCTCCTGGCGGGGTCTCCCTTCTCGCCTGACGTCCTCAAGGGACAGGACTGGCATGCCATCGCGGCATCGCTGCCGCTCGGGCAGACGCCCGCCGCTCGGGCGATCCTGGGCACGGCAAATCAGATCAGCGCAGCGATCTGCACTGTCGACGGACAGGCTCCGGTTGCGGTGTGTCAAAGCGCCGGAGTGCGCGACGCCTCGCAGACGCTGCCCCGCGCCGGAAAGTAGTCGCTGGACGTGGAACGGGCCGCACATGCCGCACCGTCCGCCCACCGCGCGGAAAGTCGCGGCGGTTCATGCGTGGATCCGCAGCAGCTCCGGATTGCGACCCGAGGGGTCCGCGGGCGCACGTCCCGCGTGACACGGGTGCTCGCCGCGTTGAGCGTCGTCGTCCTCACCGCTCTTCCCACTGTCGGGAACGCCGCGGCGCCGATCGCCCCGGCGCTTCCATCAGCGCATGCGTACTACGAACACGCGGTGGTCGTGCTCACCTATCATGATGTTTCCCCGCTCGTGCCGCGCGGCACTGACACGGTGTCCCCCCAAGAATTTGCCGCGGAGATGGACCGACTCGCGCGCGACGGATTCCACTTCATCTCCGTGCCCCGGCTCGAGCGGTTCGTCTCAGACGGCACCCCGATACCGCCGAACGCGGTCTCCGTCGTCTTCGACAACGGCTACGAGGGGATCCACCGCTACGCGTTGCCGGTGCTCACGCAGCATCAGATCCCCGCCGCGGTGTTCCTGATCGTCAGCTACGTGAACCACCTGGCAAACGACCTGACGTGGGGCGAGGTTCGCGGCATGGCCGGGACCGGACTCGTCCACTTTTACACGGAGACGTACGATCTCCACCACGGGATCGCGGTCGGCCCGCGCGCCAGCACGGCCGCAACGGTCGGGCGGGGCCTCGAGGCGGACGGGCGCCAGGAATCGGAGGCCGCGTACACCGCCCGCGTGTTGACCGACCTCCAACGAGCGCGCGCGATGGTCGAGCGCGAAACCGGCGAAGGGGTCGACGCCCTCGTGTATCCGTACGGCCAATACACGCCGGAGTTGATCGCCCTCGCCCGCCAGGCGGGCTACCGGTACATGTTCACCACGATTGGGTGGGCGATCGTGCCCCACGCCGACCCGTCCCGCCTCACGCGGCTGGACATCGGCGTGTGGGACCAAACTCCCGCCGGCGCCGAGAGTGCAATCCTCAGCGTCGCCTCGCAGGCGCAGCGCTCCACCTACGCGCCGCCCGCGAGCTACGTCCGCATTTGGCACTGACGCCCGGCAGCGCGACGCAGCGACGGTGATCGCGAACCAGATCGGGTGCCGCACGCCCAACGAAGCAGGGCGCCGGCGGCCGTATCGGGCGGAAGGGGTATAGTCGCTCCCCGATACGGCGGGTATCATGGGTGAGAGCCATCACCACGCCGATCACGGGAAGGATCCATGGCGAAACGACCGCGCGGGAAAACGAAGGCCGATCAGCGGGGCGCATCGCGCCGGCCCGCGCGACGGCGCGGGATCGGCGTCGTGTGGCTGCTGCCGGCGCTCGGGCTCGCGCTGGCACTCGTCGCCGTCGCGGCCGCGGTGCACGAACGGCAGCGACCGGCCGCGTCGCGACCCGTGCCGGCGGTTGTCGGCGGGCCGGTCCCGGCGGACATCGCGCACGACCTCACCGCGATCCCCGAGGCCACGTGGAACCGCGTGGGTGCGGTCGACACCGGCCACCCGCAGATCGTGGGAGCGCTGTCGGCCACCGGCACCCCGGTCGTGCTCTACGTGGGCGCGGAGTTCTGCCCGAATTGCGCCGCCACCCGATGGTCGCTTGTGGCCGCCCTCGAGCGGTTCGGCACCTTCACCGGGCTCGCGCTGTCGGCGTCGTCCGCCACCGATACGTTCCCGAGCACGCCCACGCTCACGATGCTCCACGCCCGCTACCAGAGTCGGTACGTGGCGCTGGAGACGGTGGAGCTTCAGGGCAACACGCAGGACGCCTCGGGACAGTATCCTCCGCTGCAGCGCCTCACCCCGAGCCAGGCCGCGCTCTACAGCCACGACGACCCATCGGGGTACATCCCGTTCCTGCTCGTCGGCGGCCGGTATCTTCTCGTGGGATCGTCCTTCTCGCCCGCGCTGTTGCAAGGGATGGACTGGCAGACAATCGCAGCGGGGCTCCCGCTCGGCACGACTGCCGCCGCCCGCGCGATCCTGGGCGCGGCCAATGCAATGAGCGCGGAGATCTGCGCCGTCGACGGCGGGGCGCCGGCCGCGGTGTGCCGGAGCGCAGGCGTACGCAACGCCGCGGCGCTGTTGCCTCAACCGGGGAAATAACGGGATGGCGGTTCGGACGTGGGACCGCATCCGTCTGGCAGCCAGCCTGATCGGTCTCGCCATCGCCGTGTACCTCACCGTCCTCCACTACGACGCGGCCATACCGCTGGTCTGTTCCACGTCGGGGACCGTGAACTGCGAACGCGTGCTGAGCAGCCCCGAGGCGTCCTGGCAGGGGATCCCCGTGGCGCTCTGGGGCGTGGGGTGGTTCGTCGCCGCCGCGGCCCTCGCGCTCCTCTCCTTGGCACAGCGGGGCGCGCCGGAACCCTGGTGGCTGCGTCGGGCCGGGCTGAGCTGGACGATGGTCGGAGCCGCGTTCGTCGTATGGTTTCTGTACACCGAGCTCGTCGTCATCGGAAACATCTGCGCGTGGTGCACCGTCGTGCACGCGCTGATCGTCGGTCTCTTCGCCATCCAAGTCCTGACAGACGCCGCACGCGCGCCCAGCCGTCAGGGCCGCTAGCTAGCGCACCGCGAACGCCCGCCCGGAGTGCGGTCGGAAGGAGCGAATGCGGCCGGTGGTCAAGTATTCATGTCAGATGACATTGATACTTGACATCTGAGATGGAAGGCGGAGGTGGCTCAGTGAAACGCATGGGCGTGGCGATGGCGCTGGTCATCGCGGTTGTCGCCGTCGTGACGGCGGGACGTGAACTGCCAGCGGCGATGGGTGCCGGGATGGGACCGGTGACCGTCCTGTATGCCGGATCGCTGGTCAACGTGATGGAGAACGACGTCGGTCCGGCGTTCAACTCCGCGACCGGCGCGCAGTTCCGAGGGTTCGGTGCCGGGTCCGGGGCGCTCGCCAACCAGATCAAGGACAAGCTCCGACCGGGGGACGTCTTCATCAGCGCGGTCCCCTCGGTGAACGCGCAGCTCATGGGCCCGCAGAACGGCGACTGGGTTCGCTGGTACACGAGCTTCGCCACCGCGCCGCTCGTGATTGGGTACAACCCGTCCAGCCGGTTCGCCGCGGACCTCAAGTCGAGCGCCTGGTACGGCGTGATGAGCCGGCCCGGATTCCGCCTCGGGCGCACCGACCCGAAGCTGGATCCCAAGGGGGCCCTGACGATCCAGTTCATGCAAAAAGCGGCGGAGTACTACCATCGGCCGGCGCTGGCGGCCGACGTCCTGGGGCCCGACAACAACCCCGCGCAGGTGTTCCCCGAAGAAACGCTCGTGGGGCGGCTGGAAGCCGGCCAGCTCGACGCGGGGTTCTTCTACTCGCAGGAGGCGGTGCAGGGGCACATCCCGTACATCACCCCGCCGGCCGCGATCGACCTGTTCGCGGAGTTTACCGTGACGATCCTCCGCGGTGCGCGCAATCCCGACGGTGCCGCGGCGTTCGTGAAGTTCCTGCTGGGCCCGAGCGGGAAGCGCATCCTCGCCGACGCCGGTCTTACGGTGCTGTCGCCGAAGTTCGCCGGCGACGCGTCCG contains:
- a CDS encoding vitamin K epoxide reductase family protein, which produces MAVRTWDRIRLAASLIGLAIAVYLTVLHYDAAIPLVCSTSGTVNCERVLSSPEASWQGIPVALWGVGWFVAAAALALLSLAQRGAPEPWWLRRAGLSWTMVGAAFVVWFLYTELVVIGNICAWCTVVHALIVGLFAIQVLTDAARAPSRQGR
- a CDS encoding extracellular solute-binding protein — translated: MGVAMALVIAVVAVVTAGRELPAAMGAGMGPVTVLYAGSLVNVMENDVGPAFNSATGAQFRGFGAGSGALANQIKDKLRPGDVFISAVPSVNAQLMGPQNGDWVRWYTSFATAPLVIGYNPSSRFAADLKSSAWYGVMSRPGFRLGRTDPKLDPKGALTIQFMQKAAEYYHRPALAADVLGPDNNPAQVFPEETLVGRLEAGQLDAGFFYSQEAVQGHIPYITPPAAIDLFAEFTVTILRGARNPDGAAAFVKFLLGPSGKRILADAGLTVLSPKFAGDASAVPDALRTVVK